From one Stieleria sp. JC731 genomic stretch:
- a CDS encoding bifunctional DNA primase/polymerase, whose amino-acid sequence MSTAAAVLYTARLYVEAGISVIPLRMDGTKRPALPTWEPYQSTIATDDELKSWFAKPAGIGIVCGSVSGGLEVFDFDLEPMRVFNAWWDQLPSDIRGRLPVIETGGGGIHVPFRCRELCGNKKIAFPPDRSKPYIETRGQGGYIVAAGSPIEVHSSGNPYMQVMGRPLPELPQLEPDERAVLWRIARSFDESETLKQECHDQLRRQSPSVVTDVDTSTPWGAFDVEASWPDILTPHGWTSQDGERWTRPGKKFGTSARVVIATNGCEVLTVYSGSAGPLAPVGSYQTWGKFSAFAALNYKGDRSEAARAARQQGYGRTAA is encoded by the coding sequence ATGAGCACCGCCGCTGCCGTTCTCTACACCGCTCGCCTGTACGTCGAAGCTGGGATCAGTGTCATTCCGCTTCGGATGGATGGAACAAAGCGACCGGCACTTCCGACTTGGGAGCCCTATCAATCCACGATCGCCACTGACGACGAACTGAAGTCATGGTTTGCAAAACCAGCGGGGATCGGGATCGTCTGCGGTTCGGTATCGGGTGGACTTGAAGTCTTCGATTTTGACCTCGAGCCGATGCGAGTATTTAACGCATGGTGGGATCAACTACCAAGCGACATTCGCGGAAGGTTGCCAGTGATCGAAACGGGCGGCGGTGGGATTCACGTCCCGTTTCGCTGTCGTGAACTCTGCGGAAACAAGAAGATCGCTTTTCCGCCTGATCGCTCAAAACCTTACATCGAGACAAGGGGTCAAGGCGGCTACATCGTCGCGGCGGGATCACCGATCGAAGTTCATTCCAGCGGGAACCCTTACATGCAGGTGATGGGCCGACCGTTGCCAGAACTGCCCCAACTGGAACCTGACGAGCGAGCGGTGTTGTGGCGGATAGCTCGGTCATTTGATGAATCTGAAACGCTCAAACAAGAGTGCCACGATCAATTGCGACGGCAATCACCGTCTGTCGTGACTGATGTTGACACCTCAACGCCGTGGGGAGCGTTTGACGTCGAAGCGAGTTGGCCTGACATCTTAACGCCGCACGGCTGGACATCGCAGGACGGCGAACGCTGGACGCGACCAGGGAAGAAGTTTGGCACGTCAGCCCGAGTCGTCATCGCAACGAACGGGTGCGAAGTGTTGACCGTCTATTCGGGATCGGCGGGGCCACTCGCCCCAGTCGGCTCCTATCAGACGTGGGGCAAGTTCTCAGCATTCGCGGCACTGAATTACAAGGGCGACCGGAGCGAGGCAGCACGGGCCGCAAGACAACAGGGTTACGGGAGGACCGCAGCGTGA
- a CDS encoding AAA family ATPase — MIDVGEPFVSDLPPDIDQETIDDYEREKQTEEINRLMSTYGVSPPMTSSEFAAADFRIDYIVDDILPEKQMTVIAGAAKGLKTTTSIDLALSIGAASDFGIKKQFLGRFWVQHQKRVLVCSAESGHATLQETANRIARSKNFELASLGDSVAWEFWVPSAKNSEQLQILSHFIQKHKPDVVIIDPLYQCLDGDDQANVSKNGQQIMDLAKVCLDKDCTPVMVDHVKRSSENAKNFSPLELHDVTGAGKAEAFRSWLLLGRRERFDPENPIHRLWLTVGGSAGHCGSYAVDIDESRDDAGKRGYELNVMYGSEAAVESEERAEHAKAQKAAKKLDDRAQKLRDAFVGIGRNGQTKSKAFRRAGLSNAAGDEALGKLLRDGILEDCETVTPRGKYDGYRLSTRGEQEVSNDE; from the coding sequence GTGATTGATGTAGGTGAACCATTTGTAAGCGACCTTCCGCCTGACATCGATCAAGAAACGATCGATGACTATGAGCGGGAAAAGCAGACCGAAGAAATCAATCGGCTGATGAGCACCTACGGTGTATCGCCCCCGATGACATCGAGCGAGTTTGCCGCGGCTGACTTTCGAATCGACTACATCGTTGATGACATCCTTCCCGAAAAGCAAATGACGGTAATCGCTGGCGCTGCAAAAGGATTGAAGACAACAACGAGTATTGATCTGGCGTTGTCGATCGGGGCGGCGTCTGATTTTGGGATCAAAAAACAGTTCCTCGGTCGGTTCTGGGTTCAGCACCAAAAGCGGGTTCTCGTTTGCTCTGCCGAAAGCGGTCATGCGACTTTGCAAGAGACGGCAAACCGAATAGCGAGATCGAAGAACTTTGAGCTTGCCAGCCTGGGGGATTCAGTCGCGTGGGAGTTCTGGGTGCCAAGTGCCAAAAACTCTGAGCAACTGCAAATCCTTTCGCACTTCATCCAGAAGCACAAACCAGATGTGGTCATCATCGACCCGTTGTATCAGTGCCTAGACGGTGACGATCAAGCCAACGTCAGCAAGAACGGTCAACAGATTATGGACTTGGCAAAAGTCTGTCTGGACAAGGACTGCACGCCGGTCATGGTCGACCACGTGAAGCGATCAAGCGAGAACGCGAAGAACTTCTCGCCTCTTGAATTGCATGACGTCACTGGCGCAGGGAAGGCCGAAGCGTTTCGTTCCTGGCTTCTGCTGGGGCGACGTGAGCGTTTCGACCCTGAGAACCCGATTCACCGTCTGTGGCTCACCGTGGGCGGCTCAGCGGGTCACTGTGGCTCCTATGCGGTTGACATTGATGAAAGTCGCGATGACGCCGGCAAGCGTGGTTACGAGCTGAACGTCATGTATGGCAGCGAGGCGGCGGTTGAGAGCGAAGAACGGGCCGAGCACGCCAAAGCACAGAAGGCCGCTAAGAAGCTCGACGATCGAGCCCAGAAACTAAGAGACGCATTCGTTGGCATCGGTCGCAATGGACAGACCAAATCGAAGGCGTTCCGAAGGGCCGGATTGTCAAACGCTGCTGGTGATGAAGCACTCGGAAAACTGCTTCGCGATGGCATCCTCGAAGACTGCGAAACGGTCACTCCAAGAGGCAAATACGACGGCTATCGACTGTCAACTCGTGGTGAACAAGAGGTTAGCAACGATGAGTAA